In one window of Pseudodesulfovibrio sediminis DNA:
- the def gene encoding peptide deformylase: MKLEICTWPDDVLAAKAEPITEVTPELKELIEDMIETMYESDGVGLAAPQVGKPIRLICVDQTGPKIRGDLRILINPEITACDGAVDSEEGCLSCPELNLKVKRKERVSVKALDQNGKEVCIDADGFLAIVLQHEIDHLEGVTLADRAGRLKQTLYRKKALKWKA, from the coding sequence ATGAAATTGGAAATATGCACATGGCCCGATGACGTGCTGGCTGCCAAGGCCGAGCCCATCACCGAGGTCACTCCTGAGCTCAAAGAGCTCATCGAAGATATGATCGAAACCATGTACGAGTCCGATGGTGTTGGCCTGGCCGCACCGCAGGTGGGTAAGCCCATTCGTTTGATCTGTGTGGACCAGACCGGTCCCAAAATCAGAGGCGACCTGCGCATACTGATCAATCCGGAGATCACCGCATGCGACGGCGCAGTCGACTCCGAAGAAGGATGTTTGAGCTGCCCGGAACTGAACCTGAAGGTCAAACGCAAAGAGCGTGTCTCGGTCAAGGCACTGGACCAAAACGGTAAGGAAGTCTGCATCGACGCAGATGGATTCCTGGCCATTGTCCTGCAACATGAGATCGACCATCTTGAGGGTGTCACTCTGGCTGACCGCGCTGGTCGGCTGAAGCAGACCCTGTATCGAAAAAAAGCCCTGAAGTGGAAAGCGTAG
- the fmt gene encoding methionyl-tRNA formyltransferase — protein MGTPDFAAEALSILLQFDAAEVVGVYTQPDRPCGRGRQCKPSAVKEVALKNDIPVFQPVNFKEQADIDELAALKPDVLVVAAYGLILPQAVLDIPTIHPLNIHASLLPQWRGAAPIQRAIENGDVVTGISIMKMEAGLDTGPVMVQRALRIGHNDHAGTIHDELAKLGGICICEAMARLQTGAYDFKEQDHDIATYAKKLEKKEGEIDWNRPAKAIHNQIRAMYPWPGAFFDWTNPDGKTIRLNVTPGEVSEEAAPKVDPGTILGEMDGKLGIVTADTIYLTPEVKPQGKKAMDATAFSCGYMRECK, from the coding sequence ATGGGCACCCCGGATTTCGCGGCCGAAGCCCTCAGCATACTGCTTCAATTCGATGCAGCCGAAGTGGTGGGCGTGTACACACAGCCCGACCGCCCGTGCGGCCGTGGTCGTCAGTGCAAGCCTTCCGCGGTCAAAGAGGTGGCCCTGAAAAACGACATCCCCGTTTTTCAGCCAGTGAATTTCAAGGAGCAGGCCGACATTGACGAACTGGCCGCGCTCAAGCCTGACGTGCTCGTGGTGGCCGCCTACGGATTGATCCTGCCCCAGGCCGTGCTCGACATCCCCACCATCCACCCGCTCAACATCCACGCCTCGCTCCTGCCCCAGTGGCGCGGAGCAGCCCCTATCCAACGGGCCATCGAGAACGGCGATGTGGTCACCGGCATCTCCATCATGAAAATGGAGGCAGGGCTGGACACCGGACCCGTCATGGTCCAGCGGGCGCTCCGCATCGGTCACAACGACCACGCGGGCACCATCCACGACGAGCTGGCCAAGCTCGGCGGTATCTGCATCTGCGAGGCCATGGCCCGCCTGCAGACCGGAGCCTATGATTTCAAGGAACAGGATCACGACATCGCCACCTACGCCAAAAAACTGGAAAAGAAGGAAGGCGAAATCGACTGGAACCGACCCGCCAAGGCCATCCACAACCAGATTCGCGCCATGTACCCGTGGCCCGGTGCCTTCTTTGACTGGACCAACCCGGACGGCAAGACCATCCGCCTGAACGTCACACCCGGCGAAGTGTCCGAAGAGGCCGCACCCAAGGTCGACCCCGGCACCATTCTCGGCGAAATGGACGGCAAGCTCGGCATTGTCACCGCAGACACGATCTACCTGACCCCCGAAGTGAAGCCGCAGGGCAAGAAAGCCATGGACGCCACCGCTTTTTCCTGCGGATACATGAGGGAATGCAAATAA
- a CDS encoding DUF116 domain-containing protein, producing MKQPHAISKARKRLFIGLISGSCLVVCLFLMALWLVPFIGLDAIHPYAKWALGGVVLLGIGFVCVGYWGLFLNIITKKQILGSKRFRGLTIKLFLPLMVLLGRLIGFEKQHIMLSFISVNNELVLAEAGRYAPKDILLLMPHCLQNSRCDKRLTYDINNCDRCGKCPIAGLLELHDTYGVNLAVATGGTVARRIVVQLRPKLIIAVACYRDLSSGIQDTYPLPVYGVLNERPHGPCLDTTVALDQVEEMLHRFIDPNTAKSGKTISTGQAAQS from the coding sequence GTGAAACAGCCGCACGCCATAAGCAAGGCGCGCAAGCGCCTCTTCATCGGACTCATTTCCGGATCTTGTCTGGTGGTCTGCCTCTTTCTAATGGCCCTGTGGCTGGTCCCGTTCATCGGGCTGGACGCCATTCACCCCTATGCCAAATGGGCGCTGGGCGGCGTGGTGCTCCTCGGCATCGGGTTTGTCTGCGTTGGCTATTGGGGCCTGTTCCTCAACATCATCACCAAAAAGCAGATCCTCGGCTCCAAACGATTCCGCGGACTGACCATAAAGCTCTTCCTGCCGCTCATGGTCCTGCTGGGCAGGCTCATCGGCTTTGAAAAGCAACACATCATGCTCTCGTTCATCTCCGTGAACAACGAGCTGGTGCTGGCCGAAGCAGGCCGCTACGCCCCCAAGGACATACTGCTGCTCATGCCGCACTGCCTCCAAAATTCCCGGTGCGACAAACGCCTGACCTATGACATCAACAACTGCGACCGGTGCGGCAAGTGTCCTATCGCCGGGCTGCTCGAACTGCACGACACCTATGGCGTAAATCTGGCCGTGGCCACGGGCGGCACTGTTGCCCGACGCATCGTGGTCCAGCTCAGGCCGAAGCTGATCATTGCCGTTGCCTGCTACCGCGACCTTTCCAGCGGCATTCAGGATACCTACCCCCTGCCGGTCTACGGCGTGCTCAACGAACGGCCTCACGGTCCCTGTCTCGACACCACGGTGGCCCTCGATCAGGTGGAGGAAATGCTCCACAGATTCATTGACCCGAACACGGCCAAGTCCGGCAAGACCATCTCCACCGGCCAGGCAGCCCAAAGCTGA
- a CDS encoding DMT family transporter — translation MHKSLSYTYFLLILSMILWGGTWIAGRILAQAINPMTAAFLRFTLASATLAFISWRKDGGMPRLQKRDILPVAFLGATGVFMYSYFFFTGLQTTSAGRAALIVACIPVCISVLSALFYKEKFGPVRIMGAVTSLIGVSVVIADGSPLTLISEGMSRGDLMILGCVASWTAYTLGGRSVMKTLPPLTAVTWSCIFGAVMLLPAALADGFMTDMLRVDLLDWACIIYLGILATGFAYLWYYQAIAIIGASRAGIFINTVPVFAVLMGFLFLGEPIHLSLAVGGLMVITGVYLTNKQ, via the coding sequence ATGCACAAATCGCTCTCCTACACCTATTTCCTGCTCATCCTCAGCATGATCCTCTGGGGCGGCACCTGGATCGCCGGACGCATTCTGGCTCAAGCCATCAACCCCATGACCGCGGCTTTCCTCCGTTTCACCCTTGCTTCCGCCACCCTCGCCTTCATATCCTGGCGCAAGGACGGGGGCATGCCCCGGCTGCAAAAACGCGATATCCTGCCCGTGGCCTTTCTCGGGGCCACCGGCGTGTTCATGTACAGCTATTTCTTCTTCACCGGGCTGCAAACCACCTCGGCCGGTCGCGCCGCCCTTATCGTGGCCTGTATTCCGGTCTGCATCTCGGTGCTTTCCGCACTGTTTTACAAGGAGAAATTCGGCCCGGTACGCATAATGGGTGCGGTGACCTCCCTGATTGGCGTGTCGGTGGTCATTGCGGACGGCAGCCCGCTGACGCTCATCTCCGAAGGCATGAGCCGAGGCGACCTGATGATTCTCGGCTGCGTTGCCAGTTGGACCGCCTACACCCTTGGCGGACGCTCGGTCATGAAGACCCTGCCTCCGCTGACCGCCGTGACATGGTCCTGCATCTTCGGCGCGGTCATGCTCCTGCCTGCGGCCCTGGCCGACGGCTTCATGACCGACATGCTGCGTGTCGACCTGCTGGATTGGGCCTGCATCATCTACCTCGGCATCCTGGCCACCGGGTTCGCATACCTCTGGTATTATCAGGCCATCGCCATTATCGGCGCATCCCGCGCAGGCATCTTCATCAATACGGTGCCGGTTTTCGCCGTGCTCATGGGCTTCCTCTTTCTGGGTGAACCCATCCACCTCTCCCTGGCTGTGGGCGGTCTCATGGTCATCACCGGCGTTTACCTGACCAACAAACAATAG
- a CDS encoding SlyX family protein → MEERLERLESLVALQDRTMEKLNDQLIEQQQQISDLEQLVIRLAGKIRELDADMEQSGAVDVPPPHYNG, encoded by the coding sequence ATGGAAGAACGTTTGGAACGATTGGAAAGCCTTGTCGCCCTTCAGGACAGGACAATGGAAAAGTTGAACGACCAGTTGATCGAACAGCAGCAACAGATTTCGGACCTCGAACAACTCGTGATCCGTCTGGCCGGAAAAATCCGCGAACTGGACGCGGACATGGAGCAGTCCGGTGCCGTGGATGTTCCCCCACCCCATTACAACGGATAA
- a CDS encoding cupin domain-containing protein: MTTPSAQEIIEHLGLIPHPEEGGWFRETHRSSEQFAKAILPGRYTGDRCHSTAIYYLLTPETYSHMHLLQTDEIFHFYAGDPCEMLQLHPDGSGAVLTFGSDLLAGNTPQIVVPCGSWQGMALKPGGSFALMGCTVAPGFEFADYAHGTRDALVNQYPDFADRITTLTAG; the protein is encoded by the coding sequence ATGACCACCCCCTCTGCTCAGGAGATCATCGAGCATCTCGGCCTCATTCCCCACCCGGAAGAAGGTGGCTGGTTCAGGGAAACCCACCGCTCCAGCGAACAGTTTGCCAAGGCCATACTGCCTGGACGGTATACCGGCGACCGCTGTCACTCCACGGCCATCTACTATCTGCTCACCCCGGAGACTTACTCCCACATGCACCTGTTGCAGACAGACGAGATATTTCATTTCTATGCAGGCGATCCGTGTGAGATGCTCCAGCTTCACCCGGACGGCTCCGGTGCAGTGCTGACCTTCGGCAGCGACCTGCTGGCCGGTAACACCCCGCAGATCGTCGTGCCGTGCGGCTCCTGGCAGGGCATGGCCCTCAAACCAGGAGGCTCCTTTGCCCTCATGGGCTGCACTGTGGCACCGGGATTCGAATTCGCGGACTATGCCCACGGCACCAGAGACGCCCTCGTCAATCAATACCCTGATTTCGCCGATCGCATCACCACGCTGACTGCCGGATAG
- a CDS encoding tail fiber assembly protein, producing MYRYKDGSIKRMPPTTVEINGFLRSFAELTPEELDEAGYNEAVPLKRDAFTEYTTAWVKGDDLIYREEVVSAVVDEDARAEHDATQVRAERDRLLAESDWTQMADSPLDETARLAWADYRGELRNIPQQAAFPDAIQWPDSPVA from the coding sequence ATGTACAGATACAAAGATGGAAGCATCAAACGTATGCCGCCGACAACCGTGGAGATCAACGGTTTTCTCCGCTCTTTCGCGGAGCTGACCCCCGAGGAGTTGGATGAGGCTGGGTACAATGAGGCGGTGCCCTTGAAGCGTGATGCCTTTACCGAGTACACCACGGCGTGGGTCAAGGGTGATGATTTGATCTACCGCGAGGAGGTTGTGTCTGCTGTGGTGGATGAAGATGCCAGGGCGGAACACGACGCCACGCAGGTGCGGGCTGAACGCGACCGATTGCTGGCCGAATCCGATTGGACACAGATGGCAGATTCTCCGCTTGATGAGACAGCGCGGCTGGCGTGGGCCGACTATCGTGGGGAACTCAGAAATATCCCGCAACAGGCGGCATTCCCGGACGCCATCCAGTGGCCGGACAGCCCTGTTGCCTGA
- the mobB gene encoding molybdopterin-guanine dinucleotide biosynthesis protein B has protein sequence MAPHIICIIGKKKSGKTTFMEKLIPELLKLGVSVGAIKHDAHAFEMDHEGKDSWRLKQAGAETVVISSPNRVAMIRTVNQEQTLPELVDSLFRDKQIVLAEGYFNSDQPKIEVHRREVHDRPLCTNQNQAEKKLLAMVSDWGVEADVPRFDLDDARDVAAWIARSSLGWVQNRMWE, from the coding sequence ATGGCACCACACATCATTTGTATTATTGGCAAGAAAAAATCGGGCAAGACCACATTCATGGAGAAACTCATTCCCGAACTGTTGAAGCTCGGAGTCTCTGTGGGCGCGATCAAGCATGACGCGCACGCCTTTGAGATGGATCATGAGGGCAAGGATTCCTGGCGGCTGAAGCAGGCCGGAGCCGAAACCGTGGTCATCTCTTCACCCAATCGCGTGGCCATGATCAGGACCGTGAATCAGGAACAGACATTGCCTGAACTGGTGGATTCCCTGTTTCGTGACAAGCAGATTGTTCTGGCTGAGGGCTATTTCAATTCCGATCAGCCCAAAATCGAAGTGCATCGGCGGGAAGTGCATGATCGGCCTCTGTGTACCAACCAGAACCAGGCAGAGAAGAAGCTTCTGGCCATGGTTTCGGACTGGGGAGTGGAGGCGGATGTCCCCCGTTTTGACCTGGATGACGCCAGAGATGTGGCGGCATGGATCGCACGATCCAGTCTCGGATGGGTCCAGAATCGCATGTGGGAGTAA
- a CDS encoding molybdopterin molybdotransferase MoeA: MTTPQTRTQAIQEILKHLTPLTGTATPPEEAEGRVAAENVTAACNVPEHACSVRDGYALKVSDIEKARSMKPVRLKVNQCIRAESRDPEPIQAGEAARVLTGGPVPPGADAVLAEEDIEQDGDTILVTTPVRSGWFVRAAGGEIAHGTTITPKGTVISPQAAAVMTRTRLTTIMTHPRPAVSILALGSELAVPGTTDPDRFPADNLVLSRGLLEHSGAAVIRTDVLPDKESTLIETLSADDLPDVVITSGGTGRSERDFARMGAGESGFTILVDRVNMRPGRNMFVAQRDQTLLFGLPGPPAAVFTCFHAIILPVIRHLRGLPAAPPVMARFTKPLNAKPGSEWLVQCELALAGSQLTATPLAGKDVPPMLGMAKALGMALLHGGDTIDAGDEVEILTTAY, translated from the coding sequence ATGACCACACCACAGACGCGCACACAGGCGATCCAGGAAATACTGAAACACCTCACACCGCTCACCGGCACAGCCACCCCGCCCGAAGAAGCCGAGGGCCGGGTTGCCGCAGAAAATGTGACAGCGGCGTGCAATGTGCCGGAACACGCGTGTTCTGTCCGGGATGGGTATGCCCTCAAGGTCTCGGACATTGAAAAGGCGCGTTCCATGAAGCCGGTTCGCCTCAAGGTCAATCAATGCATCCGGGCCGAATCCCGGGACCCTGAGCCCATACAAGCCGGAGAAGCCGCCCGCGTGCTCACCGGCGGGCCGGTGCCTCCCGGCGCAGATGCCGTGCTGGCAGAAGAGGATATCGAACAGGACGGAGACACCATTCTTGTCACCACCCCTGTCCGGTCGGGGTGGTTTGTCCGGGCCGCCGGAGGCGAGATCGCACACGGCACGACCATCACCCCAAAGGGAACGGTAATTTCTCCCCAGGCCGCAGCGGTCATGACCCGCACGCGCCTGACGACCATCATGACCCACCCGCGCCCCGCGGTCAGCATACTGGCCCTGGGGTCCGAGCTCGCAGTACCGGGCACCACGGATCCGGACCGCTTTCCGGCTGACAACCTTGTGCTCTCAAGAGGGTTGCTGGAACACAGCGGGGCCGCTGTCATCCGCACCGACGTGCTCCCGGATAAAGAGTCCACGCTCATCGAAACCCTGTCGGCCGATGACCTCCCGGACGTGGTCATCACCTCCGGCGGCACAGGCAGAAGCGAACGGGATTTCGCCCGCATGGGTGCGGGGGAGAGCGGCTTCACCATTCTGGTTGACCGGGTGAACATGCGTCCGGGCCGAAACATGTTCGTGGCCCAGCGCGACCAGACCCTGCTCTTTGGCCTGCCAGGCCCACCGGCAGCCGTGTTCACCTGCTTTCACGCCATCATCCTGCCTGTCATTCGCCACTTGCGCGGGCTGCCCGCAGCGCCCCCGGTCATGGCCAGATTCACCAAGCCTCTCAATGCCAAACCCGGCTCGGAATGGCTGGTCCAGTGCGAGCTGGCCCTTGCAGGCTCACAGCTCACGGCCACCCCGTTGGCCGGAAAAGATGTCCCGCCCATGCTCGGAATGGCCAAAGCGCTGGGCATGGCCCTCTTGCACGGCGGTGACACCATTGATGCCGGCGATGAAGTGGAGATACTGACCACGGCGTACTAG
- a CDS encoding PstS family phosphate ABC transporter substrate-binding protein has protein sequence MKKSLIALVALAILSISVVANAADIRVKGSTTVDPAMKKLVAAYQAAHPGVNFSISATGSGDGAKAVINKTADIGMMSRDMKPAEIKKCKANGIEPVQFIIALDCLVPIVNPSNPVSAITTAQLKDMYQDKIRNWSEVGGEKGMIALFSRETNSGTYEVWHKKVMKKEDEFDLVSRMPSNAAMAAKISGNKKGIGYVGLGFLNPKIKALTVNGVVASVATGKDGSYPLSRGLNLYTGGQPTGETKTFIDFVMSPAGQKIIAEVGFVPVK, from the coding sequence ATGAAAAAAAGTCTGATCGCTCTCGTCGCCCTGGCAATTCTGAGTATTTCTGTCGTGGCCAACGCCGCTGACATCCGCGTCAAAGGTTCCACCACTGTTGATCCGGCCATGAAAAAACTGGTCGCAGCATACCAGGCCGCTCACCCCGGCGTGAATTTCTCCATCTCCGCCACCGGTTCCGGTGACGGCGCCAAGGCTGTTATCAACAAGACCGCCGACATCGGCATGATGTCCCGTGACATGAAGCCCGCTGAAATCAAAAAGTGCAAGGCCAACGGCATCGAGCCCGTCCAGTTCATCATCGCTCTGGACTGCCTGGTTCCCATCGTTAACCCCTCCAACCCTGTTTCCGCAATCACCACCGCACAGCTGAAAGACATGTACCAGGACAAGATCCGCAACTGGTCTGAAGTCGGCGGCGAAAAGGGCATGATCGCCCTGTTCTCCCGTGAGACCAACTCCGGCACCTACGAAGTGTGGCACAAGAAAGTCATGAAGAAGGAAGATGAGTTCGACCTCGTTTCCCGCATGCCTTCCAACGCTGCCATGGCTGCCAAAATCTCCGGCAACAAGAAGGGCATCGGCTATGTCGGTCTCGGTTTCCTGAACCCCAAGATCAAGGCACTGACCGTGAACGGCGTGGTCGCTTCCGTTGCCACCGGCAAGGACGGTTCCTACCCTCTGTCCCGCGGCCTGAACCTGTACACAGGTGGTCAGCCCACTGGCGAAACCAAGACCTTCATCGACTTCGTCATGTCCCCCGCCGGTCAGAAGATCATCGCTGAAGTCGGCTTCGTTCCTGTAAAGTAA
- the pstC gene encoding phosphate ABC transporter permease subunit PstC produces the protein MMLSRSNKEKVIKSGFLIAASASIIALGLIMYFLVSEALPTFTGFDAMGEHIQGLGIFEFIFGQQWKPVSELPQWGILPLIMGSVWVTLLSSLLAIPLGIMTAVYLAEIAPNKVREIIKPMVELLASLPSVVIGFFGLAVVAPILLECFDIRFGVNMLNASIMLAFMAVPTITSIAEDAIHSVPSELREGSLALGATRFETIWRVVIPASLSGLSTAVILGMSRSIGETMVVLMVAGGAARIPTSLFDPVRPMPASIAAEMGETSFGLEMHYFSLFAIAMVLFLITFLFNLLADHIAHKYKQVGSASL, from the coding sequence ATAATGCTCTCACGTTCCAATAAGGAAAAGGTCATCAAATCAGGGTTCCTGATTGCGGCCAGCGCTTCCATCATCGCTCTTGGCCTGATCATGTACTTCCTGGTGAGCGAAGCCCTGCCCACATTCACCGGATTCGACGCCATGGGCGAACATATCCAGGGTCTGGGCATCTTCGAATTCATCTTCGGCCAACAGTGGAAGCCTGTTTCCGAACTGCCTCAGTGGGGCATACTCCCCCTGATCATGGGGTCGGTCTGGGTCACACTCCTTTCCTCGCTTCTGGCCATTCCGCTGGGCATCATGACCGCAGTATACCTGGCTGAAATCGCCCCCAACAAGGTGCGCGAGATCATCAAGCCCATGGTCGAGCTGCTCGCGTCCCTGCCCTCCGTGGTCATCGGCTTCTTCGGCCTGGCCGTGGTTGCCCCCATTCTCCTGGAATGTTTTGATATCCGCTTTGGCGTCAACATGCTCAACGCATCCATCATGCTCGCCTTCATGGCCGTTCCGACCATCACGTCCATTGCGGAAGACGCCATTCATTCGGTTCCCTCGGAGCTGCGCGAAGGCTCCCTGGCGCTGGGCGCCACCCGATTCGAAACAATCTGGCGCGTGGTCATCCCCGCCTCCCTGTCAGGGCTGTCCACCGCGGTTATCCTCGGCATGTCCCGCTCCATCGGCGAAACCATGGTCGTACTCATGGTGGCTGGCGGTGCGGCCCGCATCCCGACCTCCCTGTTCGATCCGGTCCGCCCCATGCCCGCATCCATCGCCGCAGAAATGGGCGAGACCAGCTTTGGCCTCGAAATGCACTACTTCTCCCTGTTCGCCATTGCCATGGTCCTGTTCCTCATCACGTTTCTTTTCAACCTTCTGGCCGACCACATAGCCCACAAATACAAGCAAGTCGGCTCTGCAAGTCTCTAA
- the pstA gene encoding phosphate ABC transporter permease PstA, which translates to MVFSGSNIPDSPATRFRRKLTQELWFTLFRIAVAINALALIIIVGYMVYYGLPAISWDFLTGQPTEGGLAGGIFPCIVGTFYLSIGSMALALPLGVSAAIYLHEYAQPGLFMRIVRLCINNLAGVPSVVFGLFGMAFFVAARDLGGLGMGVSIAAGCMTLAVLILPVIIGTSEEALRSVPDTYREASLGLGATKWQTIFKVVLPSAMPGILTGCILSISRAAGETAAIMFTAAASYNPTLPSSIFDEVMALPYQIYSLSVSSTDPEATLPLQYGTSLVLVALVLGMNLVAILLRSHLRKKLSK; encoded by the coding sequence ATGGTCTTCAGCGGCTCCAATATACCTGACTCCCCGGCAACGCGCTTTCGCCGCAAACTGACACAGGAGCTGTGGTTCACCCTGTTCAGAATCGCTGTGGCCATCAACGCCCTCGCGCTCATTATCATCGTGGGGTACATGGTCTATTACGGACTCCCGGCCATATCCTGGGATTTCCTTACCGGGCAGCCCACTGAGGGCGGCCTGGCCGGCGGCATTTTCCCGTGCATCGTCGGCACGTTCTATCTCTCCATCGGGTCCATGGCCCTGGCTCTGCCGCTGGGCGTATCCGCCGCCATCTACCTGCATGAATATGCGCAACCCGGTCTGTTCATGCGCATTGTCCGCCTGTGCATCAACAACCTGGCCGGTGTACCTTCCGTGGTCTTCGGCCTGTTCGGCATGGCCTTTTTCGTGGCCGCACGCGATCTGGGCGGACTCGGCATGGGCGTCTCCATCGCCGCCGGTTGCATGACGCTGGCCGTGCTCATCCTGCCGGTCATCATCGGCACCAGCGAAGAAGCCCTGCGCAGTGTCCCGGACACCTACCGCGAGGCCTCCCTCGGCCTGGGCGCCACCAAATGGCAGACCATCTTCAAGGTTGTCCTGCCCTCGGCCATGCCCGGTATCCTGACCGGCTGTATCCTGTCCATCTCCCGCGCGGCAGGCGAAACCGCGGCCATCATGTTCACCGCAGCGGCCAGCTACAACCCGACCCTGCCTTCTTCCATCTTCGATGAAGTCATGGCCCTGCCCTACCAGATATACTCGCTGTCCGTTTCCTCCACCGACCCGGAAGCAACGCTTCCGCTCCAGTACGGCACCTCGCTTGTTCTAGTCGCCCTTGTCCTGGGCATGAACCTGGTTGCGATCCTGCTCCGCTCCCACCTCCGCAAGAAACTCAGCAAATAG
- a CDS encoding glycosyltransferase → MVFPPIYHHTGLETSGGATRVAQLVVDGLRRRNVETNHSFELAEKQDGTAILPNDFGRYLPGNAIGHLHSTGNWPDLLTSISARARVVITMHDCELFTGGCPYPLDCADLDEKCADPCSRNFPEAESLKKQKLHQVQRLEPALVAPSRWMARLAKTHLYRSVTVVPNGIPWPEQPVSKRVARRKLGLHNAARVAVFAAHGGMNAAYKSGDAWKDIWTALKARMPRLVCFAVGGDREEQQGDLILWPYVDRARLSLLMNAADVLLYPTRADNHSLVVLEAMSCSLPVVAYSVGGIPEQVTDQYTGLLVPSGRNKVFIDAAELLLSDPAMIRQMGVDAFDSGRKRFDSERMVEGYMSVYKSLIGE, encoded by the coding sequence ATGGTTTTCCCACCCATTTATCATCATACGGGGTTGGAGACGAGCGGTGGCGCCACGCGGGTGGCCCAACTTGTCGTCGACGGGTTGCGCCGTCGTAATGTGGAGACCAATCACAGTTTCGAGTTGGCCGAAAAGCAGGATGGGACAGCCATCCTCCCCAATGATTTCGGACGATATCTGCCGGGTAATGCCATCGGACACCTGCACTCTACGGGTAACTGGCCCGATTTGCTGACATCCATTTCGGCACGCGCCAGAGTTGTCATCACCATGCATGATTGCGAACTCTTTACCGGAGGCTGTCCCTACCCGCTGGACTGTGCTGATCTGGACGAAAAATGCGCTGATCCCTGTTCCCGCAATTTTCCTGAAGCCGAGAGCCTGAAAAAGCAGAAGTTGCATCAGGTGCAGCGTCTTGAGCCAGCCCTGGTGGCGCCGTCACGCTGGATGGCCCGGTTGGCAAAAACACATTTGTACCGGTCGGTTACCGTTGTCCCCAATGGTATCCCATGGCCGGAACAGCCTGTCTCAAAGCGCGTGGCCAGGCGGAAACTCGGGTTGCATAACGCAGCCCGTGTGGCCGTGTTCGCGGCCCATGGAGGGATGAACGCTGCCTACAAATCAGGAGACGCCTGGAAAGATATCTGGACCGCACTCAAGGCCCGTATGCCCCGGCTGGTCTGTTTTGCCGTGGGAGGGGACAGGGAAGAGCAGCAGGGAGACCTCATACTGTGGCCCTATGTGGATCGGGCCCGGCTCTCCCTGCTCATGAACGCCGCGGACGTCTTGCTCTATCCCACCAGAGCGGACAATCATTCACTGGTCGTGCTGGAGGCCATGTCCTGCTCCCTGCCCGTGGTCGCCTACAGTGTGGGCGGCATCCCGGAGCAGGTGACCGACCAGTACACGGGATTGCTGGTGCCATCCGGCAGGAACAAGGTGTTCATAGACGCAGCGGAGCTGTTGCTCTCCGATCCCGCGATGATCCGTCAGATGGGAGTGGATGCCTTTGACTCGGGCCGCAAGCGGTTCGATTCCGAACGGATGGTCGAGGGGTATATGTCCGTCTACAAGTCTTTGATCGGCGAGTAG